In Crassostrea angulata isolate pt1a10 chromosome 6, ASM2561291v2, whole genome shotgun sequence, a genomic segment contains:
- the LOC128187022 gene encoding myosin-2 heavy chain-like isoform X9: protein MAAPETPRLLDSPSDIRKEIDRKLVDDGISDQCPEEEKLLYVWRLYQHTETDLQRAIENEEKLKLAQTAEMQEVENYVEHIRHLSDEREALIQELETENDQLKSEIDSLKQDQNAAALRDETTEMLVQQGLDEIANVSTSEQIAFLLVERARLLDELEAEQNRTMTPSVNSTMTETTCPQTPGLSTPGINTPGPSEDGRMSAVEFEQTLERERTQFEEELNQSRESIKKMKERLKREHEEEINALMEENNKLEDDYEEAKAKMEELDKEVKKLREDLQTLQKEKEKSDSDSRSSTPANVFSGRPPSPARSPNDLAIRNIIQEKTKIESELVQIKSQHRSTQNENTELKSKVESLSEELEKLQISIQQLQMKNKSLRSELEEAENQLEEAETASEEVTKDRDEMKLRLGSLEKEVKNLRADAQKTHSLQDSVRILNQEKCDLTNELDTVKRELDEAQSEKEQLANQKLALSKEEIRLTEELQAMKSELDTYKCSHEELTDQKNELNRTLTLLDKTNSELETLRSEKFELNCRSENLSKENKDLLNQVESLQGELERLRSDGQEMSKQQIIINHMRDQVQKLTKEISDLKNSLQEKEKAEKDLNKTIEVQEAEISRLKSDIDNLKHVHEKERVDIQEEHANEIEDLKMKLQLTLQELSRSKQMLDDERSQCSEVEVKAHDLEVLLEEMQKTNSAYEKKLDEVSHLEKRVKDLEKLVSEKCDIEDQLEDKNREISDLEQEIEEFESIKLELEDTRESLDKEKVIRSKLEATVRDLEQILDDQRTDHESIQQQFTNKQDIGILIKEKVQSLESQVRGLQDDLFAAQEELQVTMEKHEQMFLYRMLRINLREYILDRIGKELEEARAAHIEIQERIESEKQRQTLQSSPEVNGATQRIEVQKVENLEKQIETMKTRLTETQNQLDKATQEKSTSEKEIKILRDSLKQKEGDMKEIEALRQELSQARREVEHLQLSTKYDGEERQKHVDRIRSLEELSKQLELDNRELATKLQESIQQISHVEDQIKRERQRNTDKQYMNHRHVSQIEADLDEATSQVRQLKDDLQKKQTYIMKLEADAIGNAAKYESTISRLESELNETKQFHKKELEAVTERLETTCKDNKELRNQIREKDQEYQSSFQDVNRYRGTADRLESQIQTEIKIRTDLENRNAALDKEISKAQTERNEEFPNLRVWSQVRSLMEKNASLEAAKRSLEDELERKNSSSKFAETTLSQASANHEAVLKSVQSKADSAEKKVVWSGHKSPVQRRETKAKPFILKAEKLQHDLETVTFKLKTVEQQLSQAEELKNELQDKKEKVAALRNQLEAEKLQRTLLDQTVSELKHQVSLLKSRESKVIDQNRELQHTMIDMETKLDDMQERNQTALDMDALTWDEEENNEQKRYTEVGKRGLLDQIHKLQKEVKDLQYELLTVNERREIQERKYEDRKMKTKVKLMRARTFNAGCVEEGQEFVVEFYSKERTRMQEQLRQYDDDLRLTRSTLRKEMDWKEKMEKNYQTVLREKREYLSQLSDMEEAVREKTRMVSMLQVRTKFLEEENSRLQDRIDSITKQKQGLDKLLKEYKLSGKDVHLSRLSSDSRPHSLTGGTSGIGNSVDSSWVNEQDPYIEPYLGYRNTQSSNMVINNYLSRSFEPHSHAVDLYRGETGSEESYSREFDT from the exons GACAGTCCGTCGGACATTCGTAAAGAGATTGACAGGAAACTTGTGGACGATGGAATCAGTGATCAATGTCCAGAGGAGGAGAAACTACTGTATGTGTGGAGGCTGTATCAGCACACAGAG ACAGACCTTCAGCGAGCCATTGAAAATGAGGAGAAACTCAAACTCGCTCAGACGGCCGAGATGCAGGAAGTGGAGAACTATGTTGAGCACATCAGGCATCTGTCGGACGAGCGGGAGGCACTCATACAGGAGCTCGAGACTGAGAATGACCAGCTCAAGTCCGAGATTGACTCGCTCAAACAGGACCAAAACG ctgCAGCTTTAAGGGATGAGACAACAGAGATGTTGGTTCAGCAGGGACTCGATGAAATTGCCAATGTCTCAACGAGTGAACAGATAGCCTTCCTGCTAGTGGAGCGGGCGAGACTTCTGGATGAACTTGAGGCTGAACAGAACCGGACAATGACCCCGTCCGTCAACTCCACCATGACCGAAACAACCTGTCCCCAGACCCCAGGTCTCAGTACCCCCGGAATCAACACCCCAGGTCCCTCAGAAGACGGAAGGATGTCGGCAGTTGAGTTTGAGCAAACCTTGGAGCGTGAGCGAACTCAGTTTGAAGAGGAGTTGAACCAGTCTCGTGAGAgcataaagaaaatgaaagaacGGCTAAAGAGGGAACACGAGGAGGAGATCAATGCATTGATGGAGGAGAACAACAAACTGGAGGATGACTATGAGGAGGCCAAGGCTAAG ATGGAGGAACTGGACAAGGAAGTGAAAAAGTTGAGAGAGGACCTCCAAACTCTacagaaagagaaagagaagtcAGACTCAG ATTCACGCTCCTCCACCCCCGCCAATGTGTTCAGTGGACGTCCACCCAGCCCCGCCCGCTCTCCCAATGACCTTGCCATCCGCAACATCATCCAGGAGAAGACAAAGATTGAGAGCGAACTCGTTCAAATCAAATCTCAACACCGAAGCACACAAAATGAGAACACAGAACTCAAGTCAAAG GTGGAGTCTCTTTCGGAGGAGTTGGAGAAATTACAAATTTCCATTCAGCAGTTACAGATGAAGAACAAAAGTCTGCGATCTGAGCTTGAGGAGGCCGAGAACCAGCTGGAGGAAGCTGAG acTGCCAGTGAGGAAGTTACAAAGGACAGGGATGAGATGAAGTTAAGACTCGGAAGTCTAGAAAAGGAGGTCAAAAACCTACGAGCTGATGCTCAGAAAACTCACTCATTGCAG GACTCTGTTCGAATTCTGAACCAGGAAAAGTGTGATTTAACTAATGAACTTGATACTGTCAAGCGTGAGCTCGATGAAGCTCAATCTGAAAAAGAACAGCTAGCCAATCAAAAGCTTGCACTCAGTAAGGAGGAAATTCGACTTACGGAGGAACTTCAGGCGATGAAATCGGAGCTTGATACATACAAGTGTTCACATGAAGAATTGACTGACCAGAAAAACGAGTTAAATAGAACTTTAACATTACTAGATAAAACAAACTCTGAATTAGAGACCTTGAGATCTGAGAAATTTGAACTGAATTGCCGGTCTGAGAACTTATCCAAGGAAAATAAAGATTTATTAAATCAGGTTGAAAGTCTTCAGGGAGAGTTAGAGCGGTTACGCTCGGACGGCCAGGAGATGTCTAAACAGCAG ATTATTATAAACCATATGCGAGACCAAGTTCAAAAACTCACCAAAGAAATTAGTGATTTAAAAAACAGTCTGCAAGAGAAAGAAAAGGCAGAAAAAGATCTCAACAAAACAATT GAAGTGCAGGAGGCAGAAATTAGTAGATTAAAAAGtgatattgacaatttaaaacatgttcatGAAAAAGAAAGAGTTGACATTCAAGAGGAACATGCAAATGAGATTGAGGATTTGAAAATGAAGCTTCAGCTTACACTTCAAGAATTATCTCGATCGAAACAAATGTTGGACGACGAACGGAGTCAGTGTTCAGAGGTAGAGGTCAAAGCTCACGACCTTGAGGTGCTTCTGGAGGAAATGCAAAAAACAAATAGTGCTTACGAGAAAAAATTAGACGAGGTGTCTCATCTAGAAAAGAGGGTGAAAGATTTGGAGAAACTAGTGTCTGAAAAATGTGATATTGAGGACCAACTAGAGGACAAAAATCGTGAGATCTCCGACCTAGAGCAGGAAATTGAGGAGTTTGAGAGCATTAAGTTAGAATTGGAAGATACGCGGGAAAGTTTGGATAAAGAAAAAGTGATCCGAAGCAAGCTAGAGGCCACGGTCCGTGACCTGGAACAAATCCTGGATGATCAACGGACTGACCACGAGAGCATTCAGCAGCAGTTTACTAACAAG caggACATAGGAATTTTGATTAAAGAAAAG GTGCAATCTCTGGAGAGTCAGGTGCGAGGTCTGCAGGATGATCTGTTTGCCGCCCAGGAAGAACTCCAGGTTACCATGGAGAAACATGAACAG ATGTTCCTTTACCGAATGTTAAGGATCAATCTTAGAGAG TACATACTTGATAGAATAGGGAAG GAGCTTGAAGAGGCCCGGGCAGCACACATTGAAATCCAGGAGCGAATTGAGTCGGAGAAGCAGAGGCAGACCTTACAGTCCAGTCCGGAGGTCAATGGAGCGACGCAGAGGATAGAGGTCCAGAAAGTAGAG aatCTAGAGAAGCAGATAGAGACAATGAAGACACGTTTAACCGAGACTCAAAATCAACTGGATAAGGCCACTCAAGAAAAGTCCACATCGGagaaagaaatcaaaatcctcCGAGATTCACTGAAGCAGAAAGAAGGCGACATGAAGGAGATAGAGGCACTGAGACAGGAGCTCAGTCAGGCACGGCGAGAAGTCGAACACTTACAGCTGTCCACGAAATACGACGGCGAGGAACGACAGAAACATGTGGACAGAATCCGGTCTCTGGAGGAGCTGTCCAAGCAGCTCGAGCTGGACAACAGGGAACTCGCCACCAAG CTGCAGGAGTCTATTCAACAAATCAGTCATGTTGAAGATCAGATAAAGCGAGAGCGGCAGAGGAACACAGACAAACAGTACATGAACCACCGGCATGTCAGCCAGATAGAGGCTGACCTTGACGAGGCCACCAGTCAGGTCAGACAACTCAAGGACGACCTCCAGAAGAAACAGACTTATATCATGAAGTTGGAGGCTGATGCCATCGGCAATGCT GCAAAGTATGAAAGTACGATATCTCGGCTTGAATCTGAATTGAATGAGACCAAACAGTTTCATAAGAAAGAATTAGAGGCAGTGACGGAACGCCTGGAGACGACGTGTAAAGACAACAAGGAGTTACGGAATCAGATCAGGGAGAAAGATCAG GAGTATCAGAGTTCGTTCCAGGACGTGAATCGATATCGAGGCACTGCAGACCGCCTGGAATCGCAGATCCAGACGGAGATCAAGATCCGCACTGACCTGGAGAACAGAAACGCAGCTCTGGACAAAGAGATTTCTAAA GCTCAAACAGAACGCAAT GAGGAATTTCCTAATTTAAGA GTGTGGAGCCAGGTCCGTTCATTGATGGAGAAGAATGCCAGTTTGGAGGCAGCCAAACGAAGCTTGGAGGATGAACTTGAAAGG AAGAATTCCAGTTCAAAGTTTGCAGAGACAACTCTGTCGCAGGCATCGGCCAATCACGAGGCAGTTCTGAAATCAGTGCAGTCCAAAGCAGACTCAGCGGAGAAGAAA GTGGTTTGGAGTGGCCATAAGTCCCCGGTACAGAGACGG GAAACCAAAGCTAAACCTTTTATACTTAAA GCCGAAAAGCTTCAGCATGACCTTGAGACAGTGACCTTCAAGTTGAAGACGGTGGAGCAGCAGCTGAGTCAGGCGGAGGAGCTGAAGAACGAACTCCAGGACAAAAAGGAGAAAGTCGCCGCACTGCGGAACCAGCTGGAGGCTGAGAAACTCCAGAG GACTCTACTTGACCAGACTGTGTCAGAATTAAAACACCAGGTGTCGCTGCTGAAGTCTCGCGAGTCCAAGGTGATAGACCAGAATCGAGAGCTCCAGCACACCATGATTGACATGGAGACCAAACTGGACGACATGCAGGAGCGGAACCAGACAGCCCTAGACATG GATGCGTTGACCTGGGATGAGGAGGAGAACAATGAG CAAAAGCGTTACACTGAGGTTGGAAAACGAGGACTGTTGGATCAAATCCACAAACTCCAGAAAGAGGTTAAGGACCTACAATACGAACTTCTGACGGTGAATGAGCGACGGGAAATACAGGAAAGGAAGTATGAGGACCGAAAAATGAAGACCAAGGTCAAGCTGATGAGAGCAAG GACGTTTAATGCGGGTTGTGTGGAAGAAGGCCAGGAGTTTGTAGT GGAGTTTTACTCCAAGGAGAGAACGCGTATGCAGGAGCAGCTCCGCCAGTACGACGACGATCTGAGGCTGACGCGATCCACGCTCAGGAAGGAGATGGACTGGAAAGAGAAAATGGAGAAGAACTACCAGACCGTGCTCCGCGAGAAGCGGGAATATTTGTCTCA GCTGTCAGATATGGAGGAAGCCGTACGAGAGAAGACACGAATGGTGTCCATGCTGCAAGTCCGTACCAAGTTCTTGGAGGAGGAGAATTCTCGCCTGCAAGATCGTATCGACTCTATCACCAAACAGAAGCAGGGATTAGATAAGCTGCTCAAAGAATACAAACTCTCTGGTAAAGACGTGCAT TTGTCTCGCCTGAGTTCAGACAGCCGACCTCACAGCCTGACGGGGGGTACCAGTGGTATCGGGAATAGCGTGGATTCCAGCTGGGTCAACGAACAGGACCCGTACATCGAGCCGTACCTGGGTTATCGCAATACGCAATCCTCCAACATGGTAATAAATAACTACCTCAGTCGAAGCTTCGAACCTCATAGTCACGCTGTCGATTTATATCGTGGGGAGACAGGAAGTGAAGAGTCGTACAGTCGCGAGTTTGATACCTAA
- the LOC128187022 gene encoding myosin-2 heavy chain-like isoform X3 produces the protein MAAPETPRLLDSPSDIRKEIDRKLVDDGISDQCPEEEKLLYVWRLYQHTETDLQRAIENEEKLKLAQTAEMQEVENYVEHIRHLSDEREALIQELETENDQLKSEIDSLKQDQNAAALRDETTEMLVQQGLDEIANVSTSEQIAFLLVERARLLDELEAEQNRTMTPSVNSTMTETTCPQTPGLSTPGINTPGPSEDGRMSAVEFEQTLERERTQFEEELNQSRESIKKMKERLKREHEEEINALMEENNKLEDDYEEAKAKLYKHKLLHEKEMEELDKEVKKLREDLQTLQKEKEKSDSDSRSSTPANVFSGRPPSPARSPNDLAIRNIIQEKTKIESELVQIKSQHRSTQNENTELKSKVESLSEELEKLQISIQQLQMKNKSLRSELEEAENQLEEAETASEEVTKDRDEMKLRLGSLEKEVKNLRADAQKTHSLQDSVRILNQEKCDLTNELDTVKRELDEAQSEKEQLANQKLALSKEEIRLTEELQAMKSELDTYKCSHEELTDQKNELNRTLTLLDKTNSELETLRSEKFELNCRSENLSKENKDLLNQVESLQGELERLRSDGQEMSKQQIIINHMRDQVQKLTKEISDLKNSLQEKEKAEKDLNKTIEVQEAEISRLKSDIDNLKHVHEKERVDIQEEHANEIEDLKMKLQLTLQELSRSKQMLDDERSQCSEVEVKAHDLEVLLEEMQKTNSAYEKKLDEVSHLEKRVKDLEKLVSEKCDIEDQLEDKNREISDLEQEIEEFESIKLELEDTRESLDKEKVIRSKLEATVRDLEQILDDQRTDHESIQQQFTNKDIGILIKEKVQSLESQVRGLQDDLFAAQEELQVTMEKHEQMFLYRMLRINLREYILDRIGKELEEARAAHIEIQERIESEKQRQTLQSSPEVNGATQRIEVQKVENLEKQIETMKTRLTETQNQLDKATQEKSTSEKEIKILRDSLKQKEGDMKEIEALRQELSQARREVEHLQLSTKYDGEERQKHVDRIRSLEELSKQLELDNRELATKLQESIQQISHVEDQIKRERQRNTDKQYMNHRHVSQIEADLDEATSQVRQLKDDLQKKQTYIMKLEADAIGNAAKYESTISRLESELNETKQFHKKELEAVTERLETTCKDNKELRNQIREKDQEYQSSFQDVNRYRGTADRLESQIQTEIKIRTDLENRNAALDKEISKAQTERNEEFPNLRVWSQVRSLMEKNASLEAAKRSLEDELERKNSSSKFAETTLSQASANHEAVLKSVQSKADSAEKKVVWSGHKSPVQRRETKAKPFILKAEKLQHDLETVTFKLKTVEQQLSQAEELKNELQDKKEKVAALRNQLEAEKLQRTLLDQTVSELKHQVSLLKSRESKVIDQNRELQHTMIDMETKLDDMQERNQTALDMDALTWDEEENNEQKRYTEVGKRGLLDQIHKLQKEVKDLQYELLTVNERREIQERKYEDRKMKTKVKLMRARTFNAGCVEEGQEFVVEFYSKERTRMQEQLRQYDDDLRLTRSTLRKEMDWKEKMEKNYQTVLREKREYLSQLSDMEEAVREKTRMVSMLQVRTKFLEEENSRLQDRIDSITKQKQGLDKLLKEYKLSGKDVHLSRLSSDSRPHSLTGGTSGIGNSVDSSWVNEQDPYIEPYLGYRNTQSSNMVINNYLSRSFEPHSHAVDLYRGETGSEESYSREFDT, from the exons GACAGTCCGTCGGACATTCGTAAAGAGATTGACAGGAAACTTGTGGACGATGGAATCAGTGATCAATGTCCAGAGGAGGAGAAACTACTGTATGTGTGGAGGCTGTATCAGCACACAGAG ACAGACCTTCAGCGAGCCATTGAAAATGAGGAGAAACTCAAACTCGCTCAGACGGCCGAGATGCAGGAAGTGGAGAACTATGTTGAGCACATCAGGCATCTGTCGGACGAGCGGGAGGCACTCATACAGGAGCTCGAGACTGAGAATGACCAGCTCAAGTCCGAGATTGACTCGCTCAAACAGGACCAAAACG ctgCAGCTTTAAGGGATGAGACAACAGAGATGTTGGTTCAGCAGGGACTCGATGAAATTGCCAATGTCTCAACGAGTGAACAGATAGCCTTCCTGCTAGTGGAGCGGGCGAGACTTCTGGATGAACTTGAGGCTGAACAGAACCGGACAATGACCCCGTCCGTCAACTCCACCATGACCGAAACAACCTGTCCCCAGACCCCAGGTCTCAGTACCCCCGGAATCAACACCCCAGGTCCCTCAGAAGACGGAAGGATGTCGGCAGTTGAGTTTGAGCAAACCTTGGAGCGTGAGCGAACTCAGTTTGAAGAGGAGTTGAACCAGTCTCGTGAGAgcataaagaaaatgaaagaacGGCTAAAGAGGGAACACGAGGAGGAGATCAATGCATTGATGGAGGAGAACAACAAACTGGAGGATGACTATGAGGAGGCCAAGGCTAAG CTTTACAAGCATAAATTGCTGCATGAAAAAGAG ATGGAGGAACTGGACAAGGAAGTGAAAAAGTTGAGAGAGGACCTCCAAACTCTacagaaagagaaagagaagtcAGACTCAG ATTCACGCTCCTCCACCCCCGCCAATGTGTTCAGTGGACGTCCACCCAGCCCCGCCCGCTCTCCCAATGACCTTGCCATCCGCAACATCATCCAGGAGAAGACAAAGATTGAGAGCGAACTCGTTCAAATCAAATCTCAACACCGAAGCACACAAAATGAGAACACAGAACTCAAGTCAAAG GTGGAGTCTCTTTCGGAGGAGTTGGAGAAATTACAAATTTCCATTCAGCAGTTACAGATGAAGAACAAAAGTCTGCGATCTGAGCTTGAGGAGGCCGAGAACCAGCTGGAGGAAGCTGAG acTGCCAGTGAGGAAGTTACAAAGGACAGGGATGAGATGAAGTTAAGACTCGGAAGTCTAGAAAAGGAGGTCAAAAACCTACGAGCTGATGCTCAGAAAACTCACTCATTGCAG GACTCTGTTCGAATTCTGAACCAGGAAAAGTGTGATTTAACTAATGAACTTGATACTGTCAAGCGTGAGCTCGATGAAGCTCAATCTGAAAAAGAACAGCTAGCCAATCAAAAGCTTGCACTCAGTAAGGAGGAAATTCGACTTACGGAGGAACTTCAGGCGATGAAATCGGAGCTTGATACATACAAGTGTTCACATGAAGAATTGACTGACCAGAAAAACGAGTTAAATAGAACTTTAACATTACTAGATAAAACAAACTCTGAATTAGAGACCTTGAGATCTGAGAAATTTGAACTGAATTGCCGGTCTGAGAACTTATCCAAGGAAAATAAAGATTTATTAAATCAGGTTGAAAGTCTTCAGGGAGAGTTAGAGCGGTTACGCTCGGACGGCCAGGAGATGTCTAAACAGCAG ATTATTATAAACCATATGCGAGACCAAGTTCAAAAACTCACCAAAGAAATTAGTGATTTAAAAAACAGTCTGCAAGAGAAAGAAAAGGCAGAAAAAGATCTCAACAAAACAATT GAAGTGCAGGAGGCAGAAATTAGTAGATTAAAAAGtgatattgacaatttaaaacatgttcatGAAAAAGAAAGAGTTGACATTCAAGAGGAACATGCAAATGAGATTGAGGATTTGAAAATGAAGCTTCAGCTTACACTTCAAGAATTATCTCGATCGAAACAAATGTTGGACGACGAACGGAGTCAGTGTTCAGAGGTAGAGGTCAAAGCTCACGACCTTGAGGTGCTTCTGGAGGAAATGCAAAAAACAAATAGTGCTTACGAGAAAAAATTAGACGAGGTGTCTCATCTAGAAAAGAGGGTGAAAGATTTGGAGAAACTAGTGTCTGAAAAATGTGATATTGAGGACCAACTAGAGGACAAAAATCGTGAGATCTCCGACCTAGAGCAGGAAATTGAGGAGTTTGAGAGCATTAAGTTAGAATTGGAAGATACGCGGGAAAGTTTGGATAAAGAAAAAGTGATCCGAAGCAAGCTAGAGGCCACGGTCCGTGACCTGGAACAAATCCTGGATGATCAACGGACTGACCACGAGAGCATTCAGCAGCAGTTTACTAACAAG gACATAGGAATTTTGATTAAAGAAAAG GTGCAATCTCTGGAGAGTCAGGTGCGAGGTCTGCAGGATGATCTGTTTGCCGCCCAGGAAGAACTCCAGGTTACCATGGAGAAACATGAACAG ATGTTCCTTTACCGAATGTTAAGGATCAATCTTAGAGAG TACATACTTGATAGAATAGGGAAG GAGCTTGAAGAGGCCCGGGCAGCACACATTGAAATCCAGGAGCGAATTGAGTCGGAGAAGCAGAGGCAGACCTTACAGTCCAGTCCGGAGGTCAATGGAGCGACGCAGAGGATAGAGGTCCAGAAAGTAGAG aatCTAGAGAAGCAGATAGAGACAATGAAGACACGTTTAACCGAGACTCAAAATCAACTGGATAAGGCCACTCAAGAAAAGTCCACATCGGagaaagaaatcaaaatcctcCGAGATTCACTGAAGCAGAAAGAAGGCGACATGAAGGAGATAGAGGCACTGAGACAGGAGCTCAGTCAGGCACGGCGAGAAGTCGAACACTTACAGCTGTCCACGAAATACGACGGCGAGGAACGACAGAAACATGTGGACAGAATCCGGTCTCTGGAGGAGCTGTCCAAGCAGCTCGAGCTGGACAACAGGGAACTCGCCACCAAG CTGCAGGAGTCTATTCAACAAATCAGTCATGTTGAAGATCAGATAAAGCGAGAGCGGCAGAGGAACACAGACAAACAGTACATGAACCACCGGCATGTCAGCCAGATAGAGGCTGACCTTGACGAGGCCACCAGTCAGGTCAGACAACTCAAGGACGACCTCCAGAAGAAACAGACTTATATCATGAAGTTGGAGGCTGATGCCATCGGCAATGCT GCAAAGTATGAAAGTACGATATCTCGGCTTGAATCTGAATTGAATGAGACCAAACAGTTTCATAAGAAAGAATTAGAGGCAGTGACGGAACGCCTGGAGACGACGTGTAAAGACAACAAGGAGTTACGGAATCAGATCAGGGAGAAAGATCAG GAGTATCAGAGTTCGTTCCAGGACGTGAATCGATATCGAGGCACTGCAGACCGCCTGGAATCGCAGATCCAGACGGAGATCAAGATCCGCACTGACCTGGAGAACAGAAACGCAGCTCTGGACAAAGAGATTTCTAAA GCTCAAACAGAACGCAAT GAGGAATTTCCTAATTTAAGA GTGTGGAGCCAGGTCCGTTCATTGATGGAGAAGAATGCCAGTTTGGAGGCAGCCAAACGAAGCTTGGAGGATGAACTTGAAAGG AAGAATTCCAGTTCAAAGTTTGCAGAGACAACTCTGTCGCAGGCATCGGCCAATCACGAGGCAGTTCTGAAATCAGTGCAGTCCAAAGCAGACTCAGCGGAGAAGAAA GTGGTTTGGAGTGGCCATAAGTCCCCGGTACAGAGACGG GAAACCAAAGCTAAACCTTTTATACTTAAA GCCGAAAAGCTTCAGCATGACCTTGAGACAGTGACCTTCAAGTTGAAGACGGTGGAGCAGCAGCTGAGTCAGGCGGAGGAGCTGAAGAACGAACTCCAGGACAAAAAGGAGAAAGTCGCCGCACTGCGGAACCAGCTGGAGGCTGAGAAACTCCAGAG GACTCTACTTGACCAGACTGTGTCAGAATTAAAACACCAGGTGTCGCTGCTGAAGTCTCGCGAGTCCAAGGTGATAGACCAGAATCGAGAGCTCCAGCACACCATGATTGACATGGAGACCAAACTGGACGACATGCAGGAGCGGAACCAGACAGCCCTAGACATG GATGCGTTGACCTGGGATGAGGAGGAGAACAATGAG CAAAAGCGTTACACTGAGGTTGGAAAACGAGGACTGTTGGATCAAATCCACAAACTCCAGAAAGAGGTTAAGGACCTACAATACGAACTTCTGACGGTGAATGAGCGACGGGAAATACAGGAAAGGAAGTATGAGGACCGAAAAATGAAGACCAAGGTCAAGCTGATGAGAGCAAG GACGTTTAATGCGGGTTGTGTGGAAGAAGGCCAGGAGTTTGTAGT GGAGTTTTACTCCAAGGAGAGAACGCGTATGCAGGAGCAGCTCCGCCAGTACGACGACGATCTGAGGCTGACGCGATCCACGCTCAGGAAGGAGATGGACTGGAAAGAGAAAATGGAGAAGAACTACCAGACCGTGCTCCGCGAGAAGCGGGAATATTTGTCTCA GCTGTCAGATATGGAGGAAGCCGTACGAGAGAAGACACGAATGGTGTCCATGCTGCAAGTCCGTACCAAGTTCTTGGAGGAGGAGAATTCTCGCCTGCAAGATCGTATCGACTCTATCACCAAACAGAAGCAGGGATTAGATAAGCTGCTCAAAGAATACAAACTCTCTGGTAAAGACGTGCAT TTGTCTCGCCTGAGTTCAGACAGCCGACCTCACAGCCTGACGGGGGGTACCAGTGGTATCGGGAATAGCGTGGATTCCAGCTGGGTCAACGAACAGGACCCGTACATCGAGCCGTACCTGGGTTATCGCAATACGCAATCCTCCAACATGGTAATAAATAACTACCTCAGTCGAAGCTTCGAACCTCATAGTCACGCTGTCGATTTATATCGTGGGGAGACAGGAAGTGAAGAGTCGTACAGTCGCGAGTTTGATACCTAA